A window of the Pantoea sp. Lij88 genome harbors these coding sequences:
- a CDS encoding LacI family DNA-binding transcriptional regulator, producing MATIQEVADRAGVSKATVSRVLSGNGYVGQEKRERVLKAIAETGYRPNLLARNLATKTSQTIGLVITNTLYSGSYFTELMAHSARMMEQQGRQLILADGKHTAEQEEAAIQFLLDLRCDGIIIYPRFLSIDALDAIISRHKQPILVINRRLRVNHSYCIYSDQHASSATAVSHLLSQGHRDIAFITGSLDSPTGVERLSGYRAALAAKGIAADDRRIVAGKWTAQSGMAAVDQLLKRNVPFTALVASNDEMAIGAIKRLTECNMAVPGQVSVIGFDDIPLAPYITPSLSSMKLPVTEMIDETINRLLTMLDGGDWHTQAPFTASLMLRDSVTKGPVAD from the coding sequence ATGGCAACGATTCAGGAAGTGGCAGACAGGGCGGGCGTCTCGAAAGCGACAGTGTCACGTGTGCTCTCTGGCAATGGCTATGTCGGGCAGGAAAAACGTGAAAGGGTGTTAAAGGCGATTGCGGAAACCGGATACCGACCCAATCTGCTGGCGCGCAACCTGGCGACGAAAACCTCTCAGACCATCGGACTGGTGATCACCAACACGCTCTACAGCGGCAGCTACTTCACTGAATTAATGGCACATTCCGCGCGCATGATGGAGCAGCAGGGCCGCCAGCTGATTCTGGCGGACGGCAAACACACCGCTGAGCAGGAAGAGGCGGCGATTCAGTTTCTGCTCGACCTGCGCTGTGACGGTATCATTATCTACCCGCGCTTTCTGAGCATTGACGCGCTGGATGCGATTATCTCCCGCCACAAACAGCCGATTCTGGTGATCAACCGTCGGCTGCGCGTCAACCACAGCTACTGTATTTACAGCGATCAGCACGCCAGTAGCGCCACGGCGGTCAGCCATCTGCTGAGTCAGGGACATCGCGATATCGCCTTTATCACCGGCTCACTGGATTCCCCGACCGGCGTCGAGCGCCTTTCCGGCTATCGCGCCGCGCTGGCTGCTAAAGGTATTGCAGCCGATGACCGCCGTATTGTGGCCGGGAAATGGACGGCGCAGAGCGGCATGGCGGCCGTGGACCAGCTGCTGAAACGCAACGTTCCCTTTACTGCGCTGGTGGCGAGTAATGATGAGATGGCGATTGGTGCCATTAAGCGGCTGACCGAGTGCAACATGGCGGTGCCCGGTCAGGTCTCGGTGATTGGCTTCGATGATATTCCGCTGGCGCCCTATATCACGCCGTCGTTATCCAGCATGAAACTGCCGGTCACGGAGATGATTGATGAGACGATTAACCGCCTGCTGACCATGCTGGACGGCGGTGACTGGCACACCCAGGCGCCTTTCACGGCCAGCCTGATGCTGCGCGATTCCGTCACCAAAGGGCCCGTGGCCGATTAA
- the ascF gene encoding PTS cellobiose/arbutin/salicin transporter subunit IIBC has translation MPMNYAEVSRAIVDALGGLTNIEAVTHCMTRLRFVVKDETQIDMPRLKAIKGVMGVVHNDTQCQVIIGNNVSQAYQAVLALGSPGGAAPTVPVKRKITLRGIGAGILDALVGTMSPLIPAIIGGSMVKLLAMILDMAGVFEKGSSTLVILNVIGDGAFFFLPIMVAASAALKFKTNMSLAIAIAGVLVHPNFVDLMAKAAQGQHVEFAFIPVTAVKYTYTVIPALVMTWILSHIERGVDRITPAVTKNFLKPMLIVLIAAPIAIVLIGPIGIWIGSGISALVYTVHGYLGWLSVAIMGAIWPLLVMTGMHRVFTPTIIQTIAETGKEGMVMPSEIGANLSLGGSSLAVAFRTKNRELRQTALAAAASAIIAGISEPALYGVAVRLKRPLIACLISGFICGAVAGIGGLASHSMASPGLFTSVQFFDPANPMSIVWVGAVMVLSVVLSFVLTLLLGFEDIPETETETKSEAGTAAQPVPVTERTNAINSH, from the coding sequence ATGCCCATGAACTATGCCGAGGTGTCACGCGCCATTGTCGATGCGCTGGGCGGCCTCACCAATATCGAAGCCGTCACTCACTGCATGACCCGTCTGCGGTTTGTGGTGAAAGATGAAACGCAGATCGACATGCCCCGCCTCAAAGCGATTAAAGGCGTTATGGGTGTGGTACACAACGACACTCAGTGCCAGGTGATCATCGGGAACAACGTGTCGCAGGCCTATCAGGCCGTGCTAGCGCTGGGATCGCCCGGCGGCGCTGCACCGACCGTGCCGGTAAAACGCAAAATTACCCTGCGAGGCATCGGCGCAGGCATCCTGGATGCGCTGGTAGGCACCATGTCGCCGCTGATCCCGGCCATTATTGGCGGGTCGATGGTTAAGCTGCTGGCGATGATCCTGGATATGGCGGGCGTCTTCGAAAAAGGCTCGTCAACGCTGGTGATCCTCAACGTGATTGGCGACGGCGCATTCTTCTTCCTGCCGATCATGGTGGCGGCCTCTGCGGCGCTGAAATTCAAAACCAATATGTCGCTGGCAATCGCCATTGCCGGTGTGCTGGTCCATCCCAATTTTGTTGATCTGATGGCAAAAGCGGCACAGGGTCAGCACGTTGAATTCGCCTTTATCCCGGTGACAGCGGTGAAATATACCTACACGGTGATCCCGGCGCTGGTGATGACCTGGATCCTGTCGCACATTGAGCGCGGCGTGGATCGCATTACCCCGGCCGTGACCAAAAACTTCCTGAAACCGATGCTGATCGTGCTGATTGCTGCGCCCATCGCGATTGTGCTGATTGGCCCGATTGGCATCTGGATCGGCAGCGGCATATCCGCGCTGGTCTACACCGTCCATGGCTATCTTGGCTGGCTGTCGGTTGCGATTATGGGTGCCATCTGGCCGCTGCTGGTGATGACCGGGATGCATCGGGTATTTACGCCGACCATCATCCAGACCATCGCCGAGACCGGCAAAGAAGGCATGGTGATGCCGTCTGAAATTGGGGCCAACCTGTCGCTGGGCGGATCGTCCCTGGCGGTGGCGTTCCGGACTAAAAATCGCGAACTGCGCCAGACCGCACTGGCGGCGGCGGCCTCGGCCATCATTGCCGGCATTTCTGAACCGGCGCTATATGGCGTCGCGGTGCGCCTTAAACGCCCGCTGATCGCCTGTCTGATCAGCGGCTTTATCTGCGGCGCGGTCGCGGGCATTGGCGGGCTGGCCAGCCACTCAATGGCCTCACCGGGTCTGTTCACCAGCGTACAGTTCTTCGACCCGGCTAATCCCATGAGTATCGTCTGGGTCGGTGCGGTCATGGTGTTGTCGGTGGTGCTGTCATTTGTGCTGACGCTGCTGTTAGGGTTTGAAGATATTCCTGAAACTGAAACTGAAACGAAATCCGAAGCCGGAACCGCCGCGCAACCTGTGCCGGTTACCGAACGCACTAACGCGATTAATAGTCACTAA
- a CDS encoding 6-phospho-beta-glucosidase has translation MSYSRFPQGFLWGGALAANQSEGGFREGGKGLTTVDMIPHGPHRMPVKLGLEKRFTLRDDEFYPSHDAIDFYHRYREDIALMAEMGFSVFRTSIAWSRLYPNGDELTPNPEGIAFYRAVFEECRKYHIEPLVTLCHFDVPMHLVTEYGSWRNRKMVNFFARYARTCFEAFDGLVKYWLTFNEINILLHSPFSGAGLVFEPGENKEQVKYQAAHHELVASALVTRIAHEVNPANQVGCMLAGGNFYPWSSKPEDVWAALEKDRENLFFIDVQARGAYPAYAARVFREKGVTLEIEAGDADILKNSVDFVSFSYYASRCASAEMNEQNSSAANVVKSLPNPHVPRSEWGWGIDPLGLRITMNMMYDRYQKPLFLVENGLGARDEIDANGEINDDYRISYLREHIRAMGDAIEDGVPVMGYTSWGCIDLVAASTGEMSKRYGFVYVDRDDLGNGTLARTRKKSFWWYKKVIASNGADLE, from the coding sequence ATGTCTTATTCAAGGTTCCCGCAAGGATTTTTATGGGGCGGCGCACTGGCCGCCAACCAGAGTGAAGGCGGCTTTCGTGAAGGCGGAAAGGGCTTAACCACCGTCGATATGATCCCGCATGGCCCGCATCGTATGCCGGTCAAACTGGGTCTGGAAAAGCGTTTTACCCTGCGTGACGACGAATTTTATCCCAGCCATGATGCCATCGATTTCTATCACCGCTATCGGGAGGATATCGCGCTGATGGCGGAGATGGGGTTCAGCGTGTTCCGCACTTCGATCGCCTGGAGCCGTCTCTATCCCAATGGGGATGAACTGACGCCTAATCCGGAAGGCATCGCCTTTTACCGCGCGGTCTTCGAGGAGTGCCGGAAATATCATATCGAACCGCTGGTCACGCTCTGCCACTTTGATGTGCCGATGCATCTGGTCACGGAATATGGTTCGTGGCGTAACCGCAAGATGGTGAACTTTTTTGCCCGTTATGCCCGCACTTGTTTCGAAGCGTTTGATGGGCTGGTGAAGTACTGGCTGACGTTTAACGAGATCAATATCCTGCTGCACAGCCCGTTTTCCGGCGCCGGTCTGGTATTCGAACCGGGTGAGAATAAGGAGCAGGTAAAATACCAGGCAGCACATCATGAACTGGTTGCCAGCGCACTGGTCACGCGGATCGCGCATGAGGTCAATCCGGCTAACCAGGTCGGCTGCATGCTGGCCGGTGGCAACTTCTATCCGTGGTCGAGTAAACCGGAAGATGTCTGGGCGGCGCTGGAGAAAGATCGCGAAAACCTGTTCTTTATCGATGTGCAGGCGCGCGGCGCTTATCCGGCCTATGCCGCGCGGGTGTTCCGTGAAAAAGGCGTGACGCTTGAGATCGAAGCCGGTGATGCCGACATTCTGAAAAACAGCGTCGATTTCGTCTCGTTCAGTTACTACGCTTCACGCTGCGCCTCGGCGGAGATGAATGAGCAGAACAGCAGTGCCGCCAACGTGGTGAAATCCCTGCCTAATCCTCACGTGCCGCGCAGCGAGTGGGGCTGGGGCATCGATCCGCTCGGCTTACGCATTACCATGAACATGATGTATGACCGCTACCAGAAACCGCTATTCCTGGTCGAAAATGGCCTGGGTGCGCGCGATGAAATCGACGCGAATGGCGAGATTAATGATGATTACCGCATCAGCTATCTGCGTGAACACATCCGCGCCATGGGCGATGCCATCGAAGATGGTGTGCCGGTGATGGGTTACACCAGCTGGGGCTGCATCGATCTGGTTGCCGCCTCAACCGGTGAAATGAGCAAGCGCTACGGTTTCGTTTACGTTGACCGTGACGATTTGGGCAACGGCACGCTGGCGCGCACGCGCAAGAAATCGTTCTGGTGGTATAAGAAAGTGATTGCCAGTAACGGGGCCGATCTTGAGTGA
- a CDS encoding TenA family protein: protein MSHPLFETGFYGRLRQQAGSHWHAYVAHDFVQQLGQGTLPPAAFRHYLTQDYLFLLHFARAWGLLISKLSEPAALRSATASLNAIVSELPLHLAYCQQWGISEASMASEPEAMETINYTRYVLDVGHTGDALELMTALMPCVAGYAEIGLTLLDDPATRFEGNPYAPWIENYGDESYLAGVGSSLLLFEALAQQRAGEQRFNPLTEIFTTATRLEAAFWQMGLNSAAPLQVSP from the coding sequence ATGTCACATCCGCTTTTCGAAACCGGCTTTTATGGTCGTCTGCGCCAGCAGGCGGGCAGTCACTGGCACGCTTATGTCGCGCACGATTTTGTGCAGCAGCTCGGTCAGGGCACGCTGCCACCCGCCGCATTCCGCCACTATCTCACCCAGGATTATCTCTTCCTGCTGCACTTTGCCCGTGCCTGGGGTCTGCTGATCAGCAAACTCTCAGAGCCAGCCGCGTTGCGCAGCGCGACGGCATCGCTCAACGCCATCGTCAGCGAACTGCCGCTGCATCTGGCTTACTGCCAGCAATGGGGCATCAGCGAGGCGTCAATGGCGAGCGAACCCGAGGCCATGGAAACGATCAACTATACCCGCTACGTGCTGGACGTGGGTCACACCGGGGACGCGCTGGAACTGATGACTGCGCTGATGCCCTGTGTTGCTGGTTACGCTGAAATTGGCCTGACGCTGCTGGACGATCCTGCGACACGCTTTGAGGGAAATCCGTACGCTCCATGGATAGAGAACTATGGGGATGAATCTTACCTGGCGGGCGTCGGTTCCTCACTCCTGCTGTTTGAAGCCCTGGCTCAGCAGCGCGCGGGTGAACAACGTTTTAACCCGCTGACTGAGATTTTCACCACCGCAACCCGGCTGGAAGCGGCGTTCTGGCAGATGGGTCTCAATAGTGCTGCCCCTCTTCAGGTCAGTCCATGA
- a CDS encoding ABC transporter ATP-binding protein — protein MNPPGISVRQLCLTLGQQQLFSQLDLEIAGGAFTALLGASGVGKSSLMRVIAGLTPPTSGQISGSDGLPLTGRIAWMGQQDLLYPWLTVEQNVCLASRLNGKKADRDWAQHLLERVGLSHCARARPATLSGGMRQRAALARTLYTRQPIVLMDEPFSALDALTRTQIQTLAAEVLVGHTVLLITHDAAEACRLSHHLLVIGSAGIEAASPLQGQPPRAADDIHVIQSQAALLKQLSRIAG, from the coding sequence ATGAACCCGCCGGGGATTTCAGTTCGCCAGCTCTGCCTGACGCTGGGTCAGCAGCAGCTGTTCAGCCAGCTTGATCTGGAGATCGCGGGCGGCGCTTTTACCGCTTTGCTGGGTGCCAGCGGCGTGGGTAAAAGCAGCCTGATGCGGGTCATTGCGGGTCTGACACCCCCGACCTCCGGACAGATTAGCGGCAGCGATGGCCTGCCGCTGACCGGGCGCATCGCCTGGATGGGGCAACAGGATTTGCTCTATCCCTGGCTCACGGTGGAACAGAATGTCTGCCTCGCGAGTCGCCTGAACGGGAAGAAAGCCGATCGCGACTGGGCGCAGCATCTGCTGGAACGGGTAGGTCTGAGTCACTGTGCCCGCGCGCGGCCCGCGACACTCTCCGGCGGGATGCGTCAGCGTGCGGCGCTGGCTCGCACCCTATACACCCGTCAGCCGATTGTGCTGATGGATGAGCCGTTCTCCGCGCTGGATGCACTGACGCGGACGCAGATCCAGACGCTGGCCGCGGAAGTGCTGGTCGGTCACACCGTACTGCTGATTACCCATGATGCCGCAGAAGCCTGCCGGCTCAGTCATCATCTGCTGGTGATCGGTTCTGCGGGAATAGAAGCCGCATCCCCACTCCAGGGTCAGCCACCGCGGGCAGCCGATGACATCCATGTTATCCAGAGTCAGGCCGCCCTGCTGAAACAGCTAAGCAGGATAGCCGGATGA
- a CDS encoding ABC transporter permease produces MRSRLAGLHRGVTLFAGLIALWWLATLTSIPAFLLPSPAAVAAALWQNADYLSHHTLITLIEILSGMALGVLLGSVLALGMTFSPWLQRWMMPLVITSQAIPVFALAPLLVLWFGFGMSAKVAMAVLVIFFPVTSTFFDGLRRVTPGYLDLARTMGASPTAQLRHVRLLAALPALGSGLRMAAAVAPIGAIIGEWVGSAEGLGFVMLNANARMQSDMCFAALFILVLMTLALWLSVDLLLRRLITWAPETI; encoded by the coding sequence ATGAGATCACGTTTAGCCGGACTTCACCGGGGAGTCACGCTGTTTGCAGGACTGATTGCGCTGTGGTGGCTCGCCACGCTGACCTCTATTCCGGCGTTTCTGCTGCCCTCGCCCGCTGCGGTCGCCGCCGCGCTGTGGCAGAACGCGGACTATCTGAGCCATCACACGCTGATTACCCTGATTGAGATCCTCAGCGGCATGGCGCTCGGCGTGCTGCTGGGTAGTGTGCTGGCGCTGGGCATGACGTTTTCGCCGTGGTTACAGCGCTGGATGATGCCGCTGGTGATTACCAGCCAGGCGATTCCGGTGTTTGCCCTGGCCCCCCTGCTGGTGCTGTGGTTTGGCTTTGGTATGAGCGCCAAAGTCGCGATGGCCGTGCTGGTGATCTTCTTCCCGGTAACCTCCACCTTTTTTGATGGCCTGCGTCGCGTCACGCCCGGCTATCTCGATCTGGCCCGCACTATGGGCGCTTCACCCACCGCACAACTGCGTCATGTCCGACTGTTAGCGGCGCTGCCCGCGCTGGGTTCGGGCCTGCGGATGGCGGCGGCCGTCGCGCCAATCGGCGCGATCATCGGTGAATGGGTCGGCTCAGCCGAAGGGCTGGGCTTCGTGATGCTGAATGCTAACGCGCGGATGCAGAGCGACATGTGTTTTGCCGCGCTCTTCATTCTGGTGCTGATGACGCTGGCGCTGTGGCTGTCTGTCGATCTCCTGCTGCGCCGCCTGATTACCTGGGCACCTGAGACAATTTAA
- a CDS encoding ABC transporter substrate-binding protein — protein sequence MTKLPLFTLLFSASLASQAQAMEKLTLVLDWYINPDHAPIMVAQQTGAFAAEGLDVNIVPPSDPALPPRLVAAKQADLAITYQPQLHFFADQGLPLMRVGTLINTPLNTLMTLDKTVKKPADLKGKRIGYSVSGIEQATLATMLAHDGVKADQVKLVNVNFQLTSALMTGQVNAVIGGYRNIEALELKLAGKAPVVLNVEDYGVPAYDELIIVANRDEAHSEKIQKFLRALKKGNAELQAHPEESWLAFARAHPELNTPLNHQAWRATLPLFAADPAKLDRARYQAYEQFLFDNKLIKSITPVERYAIGSQ from the coding sequence ATGACTAAACTGCCCCTCTTTACCCTGCTGTTCAGCGCCTCCTTAGCCAGCCAGGCTCAGGCGATGGAAAAACTGACGCTGGTGCTCGACTGGTATATCAATCCCGATCACGCGCCGATTATGGTGGCTCAGCAGACCGGCGCGTTTGCAGCCGAAGGGCTGGACGTGAACATTGTGCCGCCTTCCGATCCGGCGCTGCCGCCGCGGCTGGTGGCAGCAAAGCAGGCGGACCTGGCGATTACCTATCAGCCGCAGCTGCATTTCTTCGCCGATCAGGGCCTGCCGCTGATGCGGGTAGGCACGCTGATTAACACACCGCTGAATACGTTGATGACGTTAGACAAAACGGTAAAAAAACCGGCAGATTTAAAAGGTAAACGTATCGGCTATTCGGTCAGCGGCATTGAACAGGCAACGCTGGCGACCATGCTGGCCCATGACGGTGTCAAAGCCGATCAGGTGAAGCTGGTTAACGTCAATTTTCAGCTCACCAGCGCCCTGATGACCGGCCAGGTGAATGCGGTGATCGGCGGCTATCGCAATATCGAAGCCCTGGAGCTGAAACTCGCGGGCAAAGCGCCGGTGGTGCTCAACGTTGAGGATTACGGTGTTCCGGCCTATGACGAGCTGATTATTGTCGCCAATCGTGATGAGGCACACTCGGAGAAAATTCAGAAGTTTTTGCGGGCACTGAAGAAGGGAAATGCCGAATTGCAGGCGCATCCTGAGGAGAGCTGGCTGGCCTTTGCCCGCGCGCATCCGGAGCTGAACACGCCGCTAAACCATCAGGCATGGCGTGCCACGCTGCCCCTGTTTGCCGCCGATCCGGCAAAACTGGATCGCGCACGCTATCAGGCCTATGAGCAATTTCTGTTTGATAACAAACTGATTAAAAGCATCACTCCGGTTGAGCGCTACGCCATCGGCAGTCAGTGA
- a CDS encoding EAL domain-containing protein produces MHNEQNGSDVKRLSAIKALLSPDEVRDNVLERFVNLASQVLGISGSFISIIDDHNQYIKASRNFDLKQSTRDESLCRHVVDGEGHLVVVDTLLDERFVTHPFVNGDPHIRFYAGVSLQNLDGATLGTLCVTDTQPHPFTDEKLATLRSLATLVTSFLDAWNNAGFADVITHLPNRPRLIRDVQQLTLTAPHRRFRLILIDCLDIIRAYELSRAVGIAPMEKLLKQMAQDVAHRLMLPDNETLYAFAPGRFAIVQPYSGRYNAHNLPDLFKGMKADLAENITLDLDVFTGETEFVPDQMDANETVRQAVSALHEAIDENISAMSFDESYDSRRTDDFMIMNDLAQALKKDEELYLAWQPKVCLKTGKTVGLEALIRWNHPERGELFPSEFIPLAGKTNLISDLTSWVIDHAVEQLASWNREYDLIPVSINVSERDFARADFAEQLVAKLAAAQLPNAILGIECLENELITKSDVAIKGLEALKSHGFVISLDDFGVGYSNISYLQDIPLDVIKIDRSLISRMGEDEASKIIVRCIIQMLKELNYTVLAEGVETEATLGLLKTYGCDQIQGYFFSKPLPASDIEHWLYQKSHQ; encoded by the coding sequence GTGCATAACGAGCAAAATGGCAGCGACGTAAAACGTCTGAGCGCAATTAAGGCACTTTTGTCACCGGATGAAGTCCGGGATAACGTGCTGGAGAGATTCGTTAATCTCGCCAGCCAGGTGCTGGGTATTTCAGGCAGCTTCATTTCGATTATTGACGATCATAATCAATACATTAAAGCGTCACGGAATTTCGATCTCAAACAATCGACCCGTGATGAATCTCTGTGCCGCCACGTCGTCGATGGTGAAGGGCATCTGGTGGTGGTTGACACGTTGCTGGATGAGCGCTTTGTCACCCACCCGTTCGTGAATGGCGATCCACATATTCGATTCTATGCCGGTGTCTCACTGCAGAATCTCGACGGCGCCACACTCGGAACGCTCTGCGTGACCGACACGCAGCCACATCCCTTTACGGACGAGAAACTCGCCACGCTGCGCTCACTGGCAACGCTGGTGACCTCTTTTCTGGATGCGTGGAACAATGCCGGGTTTGCCGACGTCATTACGCACCTGCCGAATCGGCCACGACTGATTCGTGACGTTCAGCAGCTGACCCTTACCGCGCCTCACCGTCGCTTTCGCCTGATTCTTATCGACTGCCTCGACATCATTCGCGCCTATGAGCTTTCACGCGCGGTGGGTATTGCGCCGATGGAGAAATTGCTGAAGCAGATGGCGCAGGATGTGGCACATCGGCTCATGCTGCCGGACAACGAAACGCTCTACGCTTTTGCCCCGGGCCGTTTCGCTATCGTGCAGCCTTATTCAGGTCGTTATAACGCGCATAATCTGCCCGACCTGTTTAAGGGCATGAAGGCCGATCTGGCGGAAAATATCACGCTCGACCTGGATGTCTTCACCGGTGAAACAGAGTTTGTGCCGGACCAGATGGATGCGAATGAAACGGTGCGTCAGGCGGTGAGCGCGCTGCATGAGGCCATTGATGAGAACATCAGTGCGATGTCGTTTGACGAGAGTTACGACTCCCGTCGCACCGATGACTTTATGATCATGAACGATCTGGCTCAGGCGCTGAAGAAAGACGAAGAGCTTTACCTGGCCTGGCAGCCAAAAGTCTGTCTCAAAACCGGTAAAACGGTCGGGCTGGAGGCGCTGATCCGCTGGAATCATCCTGAGCGGGGTGAACTCTTCCCATCAGAATTTATCCCGTTAGCGGGTAAAACTAACCTGATCTCCGATCTGACCAGCTGGGTTATCGATCATGCCGTTGAGCAGCTGGCGAGCTGGAATCGCGAGTACGATCTGATTCCTGTCTCCATCAACGTCAGCGAGCGCGACTTCGCCAGGGCCGATTTTGCCGAACAGCTGGTGGCGAAACTGGCGGCGGCACAGTTGCCCAACGCTATCCTGGGCATTGAGTGTCTGGAGAATGAGTTGATCACCAAAAGTGATGTGGCGATCAAAGGGCTGGAAGCGCTGAAATCGCACGGCTTTGTGATCTCGCTGGATGATTTCGGCGTTGGTTACAGCAACATCAGCTATCTGCAGGATATCCCGCTGGACGTGATTAAGATTGATCGCTCACTGATCTCACGTATGGGTGAAGATGAGGCATCAAAAATCATCGTCAGATGCATTATTCAGATGCTGAAAGAGCTGAATTACACCGTGCTGGCCGAGGGCGTCGAAACAGAAGCGACCCTGGGATTACTGAAAACCTACGGTTGCGATCAGATTCAGGGCTACTTCTTCTCAAAACCGCTGCCCGCCAGCGACATTGAACACTGGCTGTATCAGAAGTCACATCAGTAA
- a CDS encoding FAD-dependent oxidoreductase, which produces MQPHSTEIITADCCIVGGGPAGLMLGYLFARAGLRVVVIEKHADFLHDFRGDTIHPSTLEIMHQLGLLETFLTLPHQRAEKLEAEIAGQSVTMADFSRLPVKCRFIAFMPQWDFLNYMAEQSARYPGFSLLQLTSFESLTDENGTVSGVTASRGNQQLHIRCKLVVGADGRHSRVREAAGLTGQEFGAARDVIWFRLSKQPHDPDLGMGHKGPRQNFIVIDRGDYWQCGLTIPKGEFEAKQAAGLDAFKADVAALSPFEATRVAEITSWEAFKLLSIKIDRLDKWAKPGLLCIGDAAHAMSPIGGVGVNLAIQDAVATANLLSDPLKRGELQLRDLEKVQKRRQFPTVATQFLQIKMSRGKAKRKPTGSSKVPAIIQRLPFLRFVLGRLIGLGFRTESPQVARVKEER; this is translated from the coding sequence ATGCAGCCACATTCCACTGAAATTATTACCGCTGACTGCTGTATTGTCGGCGGTGGCCCGGCCGGGTTGATGCTGGGCTATCTGTTTGCCCGTGCGGGCCTGCGCGTCGTCGTCATCGAAAAGCACGCCGATTTTCTTCACGATTTTCGCGGAGACACTATCCACCCGTCGACGCTGGAAATTATGCATCAGCTCGGACTGCTGGAAACCTTCCTCACTCTGCCGCATCAGCGTGCTGAAAAGTTGGAGGCGGAGATTGCAGGACAGAGTGTTACGATGGCCGATTTCTCACGTCTGCCGGTTAAATGCCGCTTTATCGCCTTTATGCCGCAGTGGGATTTCCTGAACTATATGGCTGAACAGAGCGCCCGCTATCCGGGCTTCTCTCTGTTGCAATTGACGTCATTTGAATCGCTGACTGATGAAAATGGCACGGTCAGCGGTGTGACGGCCTCACGCGGCAACCAGCAACTGCACATCCGCTGCAAACTGGTGGTCGGCGCCGATGGGCGTCATTCACGGGTGCGCGAAGCCGCCGGGCTGACCGGTCAGGAGTTTGGCGCGGCACGCGATGTCATCTGGTTCCGGTTGAGTAAGCAGCCGCACGATCCCGATCTGGGCATGGGCCATAAAGGGCCTCGCCAGAACTTTATTGTTATTGATCGTGGCGACTACTGGCAGTGCGGACTGACCATTCCGAAAGGGGAGTTTGAGGCGAAACAGGCCGCCGGACTCGATGCATTCAAAGCAGATGTGGCGGCGCTGTCGCCATTTGAAGCGACGCGCGTAGCGGAAATCACCAGTTGGGAAGCGTTTAAGCTGCTGTCGATTAAGATTGACCGGCTGGATAAGTGGGCGAAACCCGGCCTGCTCTGTATTGGTGATGCTGCACATGCTATGTCGCCGATTGGTGGGGTTGGCGTCAATCTGGCGATTCAGGATGCGGTAGCGACGGCGAATCTTCTCAGCGACCCTTTGAAGCGGGGAGAACTGCAGCTGCGCGATCTGGAGAAAGTGCAGAAACGTCGGCAGTTCCCCACGGTCGCCACGCAGTTTTTGCAGATCAAAATGAGCCGAGGCAAAGCCAAAAGAAAACCCACGGGAAGCAGCAAGGTGCCTGCGATTATCCAGCGCCTGCCGTTCCTGCGGTTTGTGCTGGGACGCCTGATTGGCCTTGGCTTCCGGACGGAGTCGCCGCAGGTTGCGCGCGTGAAAGAAGAACGTTAA
- a CDS encoding YicS family protein, which produces MNVIRNTLFILPLLSPLVVAAAPYDTLKFALRQQQIINDLRQKCQLPPATPDEQLRQMFLNDKQNLKQNQSTLNAAVQALKKQDNPAYRERMAQVVCPPQTD; this is translated from the coding sequence ATGAATGTGATCCGCAACACGCTGTTTATTCTGCCGCTGTTAAGCCCGCTGGTTGTGGCAGCCGCGCCCTATGACACGCTGAAGTTTGCGCTGCGTCAGCAGCAAATTATCAACGATTTGCGTCAGAAGTGTCAGTTACCGCCAGCCACCCCGGATGAACAATTGCGGCAGATGTTTCTCAACGACAAACAGAACCTGAAACAGAACCAGTCTACGCTGAACGCAGCGGTTCAGGCGTTGAAAAAACAGGATAACCCAGCCTACCGCGAACGCATGGCGCAAGTGGTTTGTCCACCACAAACTGATTAA